A segment of the Cheilinus undulatus linkage group 24, ASM1832078v1, whole genome shotgun sequence genome:
tcaaatgaaGTACATTAATAAAATCGCGTAGTACACCACATAAAatcatgttgtatcatatcattcTGGTCGTACATTTTACTCTCCCTTTAAAGACTTACTGCACCAGTTGGCATCAAAGTTCCTGTTCAGGTCGACCCCGATGCAGCCATTGACATTGCTGGCAGAGCGATTCTTCCTCCACATCCTGTTCTGAGACAAGAATCAGGCACGTCATAAATCAGCTGACATTTCTGCTTTAGGACTGCTCAGGCTCTGCTTCATTCACTCTTACTGTGGTCCATGTGTAGCTGTAACCATCAGGGTTCATCACAGGAAGGATGTAGACGTCCATGCTGTCCAGGATGTCAGTGATGTCTTGGTTGGTATTGTAACTTGACAAACTCTGGGGGGAACAGGGAAGGTTTATTTTAGAGCTGGATCACTGTGAAATgtcctgaaatgtttctacagGACATTTACTCACATGCTGTACAAACCACAAGCAGAAAGCAGGAGAGATCCACTCTCTGGCGTGGATGCCACAGTCAATCCACATGGCTTTTTTATCCTCTCTGTTATTCATAGACAACTGAGGAAGAAGAATTATGATTTTATGCTGATTTTAAAGAAGCATAAACAGATGAAAAGTTCAACAAGTGTTCACTTTGTGATGTTTGAGTGTACCTTTAAGACATAGAGAGGCCGTTTCTCACTAGAGGAGCCAATCAGAATGGTTTTTACAATGGCGGGGTGTTCCTGGGTGGTCCTGTTAATCCAGTCATAGATCTACAATGAAAAAGTGACATTATTAACAAAGTTATGAAGCCTCCACTCAGTTTTCTACAAATTTAATATGTGCAAAAAGTAAAGTATAAGCtaatgtaacacatttttttgtaattttacaaatactgattcaaaacacattttgctCTACCCATCATTTTAATCCTgttataatgtgtttttatgagtGTCCACTGGGTTGTGTATCAACAGTACCCTCTGCTGGAGTCTACGCAGACTCGCACTTCATGTATGTTGAGCCCATTCTGAGATAATTTATCAGAAGCTCTGCAAAAAAACTGTAAGATCCATGAGTCCATCTAATCTTCTGGATCAGTGAAagaacctatttttgccattttaatgccatttcagccactttttaatccccgtTTACTATTTATaatgcatatttttgccactttaaacaatttttgcaattttttggttattttttgacatttttatttagcttttggcatttctaacccctTGCTGCTACTTTTACAATCCAATttaccacctttcccaccattgtTTGCCATTATTCAtccattttagctgtttttaacatattttaattctatatttaacaaaaaggatcgctttaagagggctacttactacaaacatgaattaaaatgtgtttctttaataagagtggttattattcaggttaaatataaaataccacagcttaacatTACAATGGacaatgattttgctggcccgcAGTTTGGCTAgacctcagaaagctctcccattttccccccttatggacggccttgtctgaacatgactattctaaatgttcatggctgttcaaccaccttcaacCATAATAATAAAGACTAAAAGCATACATCCTCCAGACTGTGATATCTCTCGTAGAAAGTCACGCTGCTTCGTGGGTCTGTGGAGTCGTTCCTCGTCTGCATGTCAATCAGCTCCCTGGTGTTGGCCAGTAACACTCTGAAATCAACGAATGTGAAAAGATCACCTTGCACGattatcatgaaaaatattactttTTGATAACTATATATATACAGAAGTAACATACTGGTGTGTTATGGCGTGTCTCTGCAGCAGATCCTTCACAGCTTCTAAGTTTGTGGCAGGAACAAACAGGTGGACTTCACTTTCTTCTCTGATGTACTGAGGTGAAACGGGCTGCCATAAGGCTGTCTGAGAGAAAAAGGTTGCAGAAAATTAACTAAAGATAAATCAAACACGCACAAAGAACCTTATTATGTCTTAAAATCCAAAACAGTTCATTTAtattgcaaatttaaaaaacattaaagtttaccaaagtgcttcacagtaAAGACAGAACTAGAACAACAtagcagaaacaaaaacattagaaGGAAggcagaaataaaagcatgagtCACTCGCTCAAACATTAAAAGATAAACTGATTTACTCTTGGATAAAAGCTTTCAGTGgataaaaactggatttaacAACAGAATTGATTTGTTGATCCAAATCAACCCTCAAAACTTGGTAACGGGATCCTGAGAGGGTGATCCCAGGATCCACTGGGGCCGAAAATGATcccttcagttttgtttttgttaaaattttaaaaactcaggGCTATTATATAACTCTTACCCCATTCTCAGAGGACACATTCTTCAAGATGTCCACTTGTTCTTGAGTTCTTGGGGTGATTGTCAGAACTTGATCCctgaaaaataagaataaacCAGAAAAATGCATGAAGAAAACACTCATACAAGCAGCAGTCATGGCAAACACATAGGGGGGTTTTTAAGACAGCGACAGCACTGTTCTCtttgggataaaaaaaataactttccAGAAGGCCTACAGCGtggaaataaaatatcaaagcaACTTACTGTATTTCTACACAGTTTCCTGTCTTCAGAAATGTGCTCCAATTcatgaacacaaacaaaatCCAAACAGTCTTCATGATGTCAGGATCCTGGAAACGACAGAGGTTTgttcacaggagaagagagggCTGCTGatcaaaactgtttatttaGACGTTAAACattaatacttttaaagacGGGGTCAGGGATCAGGAAACATGGCTGATAGAGAGGGACGCTGATCTAAATGTGGACCTCTTTGTACAGTACTGTTGTTGGATGTTTCCTTTAATTTACCTTTAattgtttaaattattttatgagAACATTTACAACATGAAGTTACTAGAATGAGGACGAGTGGGTGCAATGACACTCTCCCACCTCTAGGTGGGGCCTAAGCACCACCATAGGCGGCAGTCAGTAGGTTGTTTCGAGATGCGTGTTTAGATGTGGGAATGTTCACGCGCCTGGGGCTGAAGAGGTGACAGGCAGGTCAGACACAGCAGCAGTGACGAgggaggagacagacccaggtctgcttaacggCGATTTTCTTCTCTTAAAGCCGGCGAATGGAAGTTGGGATAAGACCGatagttgtgtgtacatactgcagtCTTTCCACTGAAGAACAACGAGTCGGAAGTACCATCTTCGGGCAAAGCAcgtctttgctaatgttagcaaagacgctaacattAGCCATGGTCCTCAGACTCCACCCACgaagtccagcagacctggatttgtccacACAACAACAGTGTCTAAGCCAGGGGTCACAGGGgtcacaaaatttaaaattgaataaatattttagtcCATTTAACTCatatttctttcattcttttgttttcctCCAAAAATATAAAGATTTTCTTGCCTGGCTAGCATGTTGTCCATCATCaggtttgatgctaaaatgctgtgttttgatTGGTGGGAAAAACAAGCAGGAAGCCGGACGGTTGTTGTGGTTCTCTGGGAGGAAAAATGAACTCTCAAAGTGCCTAAAGGGAAAATGGCAGCTTTACTCAAGAACAGACTAATGAGAAgatgtttatcatgcatcatatcaCTAATAATTACTGATGGATCtctgtaaaatggatcaaacattaagccGATGTTTTATAGCCTATAGGGATTTTAATAACATGCCCTAAATGCTACATACTTTTCCTCTGAGCATTTTCTAGTTCTAAAAATCTTCTAGGGGCCGGATCAGACGCTGTGgtgggcctgatgtggcccccgggccgccagttgatgatcactgatcaAAGCGAACTAATGTGATTGGTAAACTGCAGACCATCAATCTTGTTAAAGACAAGCTGCCAtgcgccagttgatgatcactgatcaAAGCGAACTAATGTGATTGGTAAACTGCAGACCATCAATCTTGTTAAAGACAAGCTGCCATGAACAGTATGGCAGCGAAAAGgtaactaaagtggagcagctggcccaaACTACATTTACTACACTGATGGGACACCAGTCAGCAACCATACCTACCTctgggtaacagcacacctgtctgctttacagtttataaatattattactCAGTGAATTGAGACTGATTTACAAACTATTACAGCTAAGCTGAGatgataaataaagtttaaaagctATAGTTTGTTcagtatttctttattcaaacaccATGCTTGTACTtcttttatctcaaacaaaaatgtaaataatggctagtattttaaatgtatgatttatgagtaataataatacttttttgtaataaagcactttcaaagtgctgtacatagtCGTCAATCGTAGGTTGTTTCCTTGCATCTGTAGGAAACACCCTGGTGGATTGTGTGAGTTTATAAACCGTCCAACATCTTCTGTTGGTGTGTAGAAATACCAAAGTTGTTCAGATCTATCAGATCCAGGTCTGTCAGCTCTGGAGCAGTGATCAGATTCCTGCATGCAGCTGAGGCCTACGCCAGTATTTGAGTCAGTACCTCCTCCTAGACTGTGGGGGGCAGCATTACACTCTACAGAGTACGGCCTTCCGGATCGCCAGCGGCAGTAGTagtagaagaagaggaagaagaagaagaagaagaagaagaagaagaaatattggttgtaaagatGTCTGCTCACGATCAGCTGGTTCTCTGTTTGTGTGAATTAACACGGTaagatattaaatattaaaaattatgGCATAAAAATAACTCACATGTCGAAATGTCCAATTTAAAGCCGTAGTTACCTTCTAATGCTACATGAGCTAATACCCTGGAGAAGCTAACTGTTGTATTGTAACGTCATTTACGTCGATTACGTCATTATTAATgatttataattattattattcagcTAACGGTTGACAATAGTTGTAAATGAATACGccaacatattttattgtaaagataaatgtttttttttttttaattcagctgtTCAGTACTGTTCAGGACCGTCTAcgtcaggggttctcaaccttttcagcccccccagaataaaaaacagagacccgggacccccactggacctgaagatGGTTGGACAgcctagaatagtcatgtggagacaaggctgtccagtaggggggaaatgggagagctttctgggggccagcaaaaccatggtccactgtaaagtgaagttgtggtattttatatttaacctgaatcataaccactcttatcaaagaaacacattttaattcatgtgTGTAATAAGTagtcctcttaaaaatgtaaacaattttgttataaacagaaataaaatacattaaaaacagcaaaaatgggttaataatgacaagaaatggtgggaaaggtggtgaaaatggatttgAAACGTAGCAGAAATGGggtagaaatgccaaaaattacatataaatggcaaaataaccactaaaaaatgtcaaaaatgggttaaagtggcaaaagtgggcatat
Coding sequences within it:
- the cpb2 gene encoding carboxypeptidase B2 is translated as MKTVWILFVFMNWSTFLKTGNCVEIQDQVLTITPRTQEQVDILKNVSSENGTALWQPVSPQYIREESEVHLFVPATNLEAVKDLLQRHAITHQVLLANTRELIDMQTRNDSTDPRSSVTFYERYHSLEDIYDWINRTTQEHPAIVKTILIGSSSEKRPLYVLKLSMNNREDKKAMWIDCGIHAREWISPAFCLWFVQHSLSSYNTNQDITDILDSMDVYILPVMNPDGYSYTWTTNRMWRKNRSASNVNGCIGVDLNRNFDANWCTEGASSNPCTEIYCGAFPESEPESQAVADFLRIHKDTVQLYISIHSYSQMLLFPYSCTMEEAENHNDLLEMAKEAAQKIRRYYRNNYRYGSGAKTIYLAPGGSDDWAYNLGIKYSFTFELQDRGRYGFLLPPSRISSACNEALTAVKTIALKVVEKTQAPTSPPTSL